Proteins encoded by one window of Corynebacterium amycolatum:
- a CDS encoding DUF349 domain-containing protein: protein MTGTSNSPKPGPRPGPRPGPRPGAMPAHRKAPGTTQALAGSAAVTHAVHNDPKKFGLIDEDGTVWLVTNAGKRNIGSWQAGTVEEGYAHYGKRYEDLATEVELLESRVVSHPQEAKTISHNAVELRESLSTAAVLGDIDALDKRLAEVIATSHVAEEKVAHDKAERRKNAIARKEELAAEAEELAENSTEWKVAGDRIREILTEWKQIRGIDRKTDDQLWRRYSRARDSFNRRRGAHFAELDRNRAAARRVKEDIIERAEALKTSTDWGGTAAAFRDLMAEWKAAGRAPREVDDKLWAHFKAAQDEFFGARNAVNEARDKEFEENAAAKDALLAEYEDRIDPSKGLDHARNELRQLQEKWEAIGFVPRGRVREYENRIGALEKRVSDAADSQWRRTDPEAQARVQQFADRAAEFEQKAAELEAKGKASQAAKAREQAEQWRQWAEQAAATLKEL from the coding sequence ATGACCGGTACCAGCAATTCCCCTAAGCCAGGTCCACGCCCGGGTCCACGTCCCGGACCTCGACCAGGCGCAATGCCGGCTCATCGTAAGGCCCCTGGAACCACTCAAGCGCTTGCGGGGTCGGCCGCTGTGACACATGCCGTCCACAATGATCCAAAGAAGTTTGGCCTCATTGACGAAGACGGCACTGTTTGGTTGGTCACCAACGCCGGAAAGCGCAATATTGGTTCCTGGCAGGCCGGCACCGTAGAAGAGGGTTATGCCCACTACGGCAAGCGCTACGAGGATCTGGCCACCGAGGTCGAGTTACTGGAATCTCGTGTAGTCTCCCACCCGCAGGAGGCAAAGACCATTTCCCACAACGCAGTTGAACTGCGTGAGAGCCTTTCCACCGCCGCAGTCCTCGGCGATATCGATGCGCTGGATAAGCGCCTTGCAGAGGTCATTGCCACCTCCCACGTCGCAGAGGAAAAAGTCGCTCACGACAAGGCAGAGCGCCGTAAGAACGCCATCGCACGTAAGGAAGAGCTCGCCGCAGAGGCCGAGGAGCTCGCAGAGAACTCCACCGAGTGGAAAGTCGCCGGCGACCGTATCCGCGAGATTCTCACGGAGTGGAAGCAGATTCGCGGCATCGACCGCAAAACTGATGATCAACTCTGGCGCCGTTACTCCCGCGCGCGTGATTCTTTCAACCGCCGCCGCGGTGCCCATTTTGCGGAACTGGACCGCAACCGTGCGGCTGCTCGCCGCGTTAAGGAGGACATCATTGAGCGAGCTGAGGCCCTGAAGACCTCCACTGATTGGGGTGGCACCGCTGCTGCCTTCCGCGACCTGATGGCTGAGTGGAAGGCCGCTGGTCGAGCGCCACGCGAGGTCGATGACAAGCTGTGGGCGCATTTCAAGGCCGCTCAGGATGAGTTCTTTGGTGCTCGCAACGCGGTCAACGAAGCTCGAGACAAGGAGTTCGAGGAAAACGCTGCGGCCAAGGACGCACTGCTGGCTGAATATGAAGACCGCATTGATCCGTCCAAGGGCCTCGATCACGCTCGCAACGAACTGCGTCAGTTGCAAGAGAAATGGGAGGCCATCGGCTTTGTGCCGCGTGGTCGTGTGCGTGAGTATGAAAACCGCATTGGTGCACTGGAAAAGCGCGTCTCCGATGCGGCTGATTCGCAGTGGCGCCGCACCGACCCCGAAGCACAGGCTCGCGTCCAGCAGTTCGCCGACCGCGCAGCGGAGTTTGAGCAGAAGGCCGCCGAACTCGAGGCGAAGGGCAAGGCTTCTCAGGCCGCCAAGGCTCGGGAGCAGGCCGAACAGTGGCGACAGTGGGCAGAGCAGGCCGCGGCGACTCTCAAGGAGCTCTAA
- the dapF gene encoding diaminopimelate epimerase, translating to MVSFAKGHGTQNDFLIFPDDLVSIELTESLVAAVCDRQRGLGADGVLRVARAGKLVDAGVLTALPEGVEADDWFMDYRNSDGSIAEMCGNGVRVFAHYIAAIHSPDSVVDGTLRVGTRAGLRAVSIDELSGRHAVVGVDMGQPEVLGLATAFIGSGNNAQKFAGIGVDVGNPHLACVIPGLNAAALAELELEAAGSAAKPVRADEAMFPNGLNVEIVTPLDASDSVSMRVIERGVGETRSCGTGTVAAAIAALADAGRTEGAVTVKVPGGAVTVDVRKASNTDGAFSATLTGPSVIHTLGDIELEAL from the coding sequence ATGGTTTCATTTGCCAAAGGTCACGGTACGCAAAACGATTTTTTGATTTTTCCAGATGATTTGGTGTCGATCGAATTGACCGAATCATTGGTCGCAGCAGTGTGCGATCGACAACGTGGTCTTGGCGCTGACGGCGTCCTGCGGGTTGCCCGTGCGGGGAAACTCGTGGATGCCGGTGTTTTGACGGCATTGCCGGAGGGGGTTGAAGCCGACGATTGGTTTATGGACTACCGCAATAGTGACGGTTCTATTGCTGAGATGTGCGGTAATGGCGTGCGTGTCTTTGCACACTATATTGCCGCGATTCACAGCCCGGACAGTGTCGTCGACGGAACATTGCGGGTGGGCACTCGAGCAGGACTGCGCGCTGTCTCGATTGATGAGCTCAGCGGTCGGCATGCGGTTGTCGGGGTGGACATGGGGCAGCCGGAGGTCCTCGGCCTCGCTACTGCGTTCATCGGTTCGGGCAACAACGCGCAGAAATTCGCCGGGATTGGTGTCGACGTGGGAAATCCGCATTTGGCCTGTGTCATTCCTGGTCTGAATGCCGCCGCTCTGGCGGAGCTAGAATTGGAAGCGGCGGGTAGTGCTGCGAAGCCAGTGCGTGCCGACGAAGCCATGTTCCCGAACGGCCTCAACGTGGAAATTGTCACCCCGCTGGATGCCTCTGATTCGGTGTCCATGCGAGTAATTGAACGCGGAGTTGGTGAAACCCGCTCGTGTGGCACCGGCACGGTTGCGGCAGCTATTGCCGCGCTGGCCGATGCCGGCCGGACCGAGGGAGCTGTGACAGTCAAGGTGCCCGGTGGAGCGGTGACTGTGGATGTACGCAAGGCCAGCAATACTGATGGGGCCTTCTCAGCAACGTTAACTGGACCGAGCGTGATTCACACTCTCGGCGATATTGAACTGGAAGCCCTGTGA
- the miaA gene encoding tRNA (adenosine(37)-N6)-dimethylallyltransferase MiaA — MTAFESESLPVPIAVVGPTASGKSDLGLVLAEQLGGEVVNVDSMQLYRGMDIGTAKLSVDQRRGIPHHQLDVLNVTQPASVATYQCEAVADVEAIRARGKVPILVGGSMMYVQALVDDWQFPPTDPEVRAKWEAVQDEIGPAALHDRLAEIDPDAAAIIETNDPRRTVRALEVIELTGKPFAASKPSIDNPPRWNTRILGLRTQAEWLNPRIEQRTRGMFAAGLVEETESLMAQGLREGVTASRAIGYAQVLDYFDGVYDLDTACERTITGTRRYVRRQRSWFNRDHRITWLDAAGDVPGQAFSALGL; from the coding sequence GTGACGGCTTTCGAGAGTGAGAGCTTGCCGGTGCCGATTGCTGTGGTGGGGCCAACGGCATCGGGAAAGTCGGATTTGGGGCTGGTACTTGCGGAGCAGCTTGGCGGTGAGGTCGTCAATGTTGATTCGATGCAGCTGTATCGAGGAATGGATATCGGAACAGCAAAGCTGTCGGTAGATCAGCGGCGGGGGATTCCGCACCACCAACTCGATGTTCTGAACGTGACGCAGCCGGCGAGTGTGGCGACGTATCAGTGTGAGGCGGTCGCGGATGTTGAGGCCATTCGCGCGCGGGGGAAAGTCCCGATCCTTGTCGGCGGGTCGATGATGTATGTGCAGGCGTTGGTGGACGACTGGCAGTTCCCGCCTACGGACCCTGAGGTACGTGCGAAATGGGAGGCAGTGCAGGACGAGATCGGTCCGGCGGCGTTACATGATCGGCTGGCAGAGATTGATCCGGATGCGGCGGCGATTATTGAGACCAACGACCCGCGACGCACCGTCCGAGCTTTAGAGGTTATCGAGCTGACAGGCAAGCCGTTTGCAGCGTCGAAACCGTCAATTGATAATCCGCCGCGGTGGAACACCCGCATATTGGGATTGCGCACGCAGGCGGAATGGCTAAATCCGCGGATTGAACAGCGCACGCGGGGCATGTTTGCCGCTGGTCTGGTGGAGGAAACTGAGAGTTTGATGGCGCAAGGGTTGCGCGAAGGTGTGACCGCTAGTCGCGCGATCGGCTATGCACAGGTGCTGGACTACTTCGATGGGGTTTACGACCTGGATACGGCTTGTGAACGCACGATTACTGGTACGCGCAGGTATGTGCGGCGTCAGCGCTCTTGGTTCAACCGTGATCATCGAATCACGTGGCTAGACGCTGCCGGCGACGTGCCGGGACAGGCTTTTTCTGCGCTTGGGCTTTAG
- a CDS encoding FeoA family protein, which produces MLGLRSRKQSDDIQSLADVPVGETVTLGVSHVDERLCRRLSQLGLRPGMSVTVGRSTSGGGRIVHAGATRYAIDASTLHKMSVVG; this is translated from the coding sequence ATGCTCGGATTACGGTCGCGAAAACAGTCGGATGACATTCAGTCGCTTGCCGACGTCCCGGTGGGGGAAACCGTCACTCTGGGGGTGTCGCATGTGGATGAGCGCCTGTGTCGCAGGCTTTCGCAATTGGGGCTTCGTCCTGGAATGAGTGTCACGGTGGGACGGAGCACCAGCGGCGGTGGGCGAATCGTCCATGCAGGCGCAACGCGCTACGCCATCGACGCCAGTACGCTGCACAAGATGTCCGTCGTGGGTTAG